A stretch of DNA from Gimesia chilikensis:
TTTTGGCTGTAAATGTCGCCCGGTCTTCATCATCATGAGCAACTTCATATTTGTTCCACTGCAGACCGAAGCTGGAGAGATGCTCCTGCTCTACAAAGCGAGGAATCCCATTTATAACCGGATACGATTTTTCCGAGGTTGGCGAATTGAGGTTCGCCTGTGATTTATCCAGAACCAGAGGTGAGCCGTCTGTCGGATCCCGTAAGATGTCGAGGAGTTCCTGAGAAAGAAATGATTGCGGGGATGTTTCTTTCGTCATGGATTTCAGCTGCTTCTTAGTTGGCTTGTTGAAACATGTATGTGTGAGACGTGGCTTAAAACTCAATTTCCATCAGATCTTCACCGAGTATTGTATTCGGAAAGAGCTTCTGGGCAACTTCAATTCCTACCGGATCATCGCCGGTCTGCTGAGGATCAATGTGTGTCAGTACCAGCTTTCCAACGCCGGCATCTCGCGCCAGTTCTGCAACAGGGGTTGTGTGGCTGTGTCCGGTTTTATCAGCCCATTCAGCCTGCTCGTCTGGAAAATAACATTCATGGATGAGCAGGTCGACACCTTTGACAAATTCAAGATGCTGCTCCGGATGGGATGTATCTGTAACGTAAGCCAGAGAATGGCCGGGCCAGTCGATTCGATAACCGACGGATCCTCCAGGATGTTCCAGGTTGATGTGGCGGAGAGTGCCCTGCTCCGGAACCGAGACCTGTTCAGGTAGGGTGATGAATTCGTAATCGGGAAGCAGCGGGAAAATTTCTTCGCTGAACAAGTGAGCCTGAATGGCATCCAGCTTGGAAGCTTCGCCATAGACTTTGACAGAATCAACCTGTCCGGTCAGCATGGGAACCAGAAAGAATGAGAGTCCGACAATATGGTCCAGGTGCGCGTGTGTCAGAAAGATCTGCAGGTCTCGGGTTTGCATGTATTGGGGAACGCGAAAGAAACTGGTTCCTGCATCAAAGATGATCCCGGACTCCGGCAGCATCAGACAGGCGGTATGTCGACGATCATTCGGGTGGTATCCGCCTGTTCCCAGCAACACGATACGCATTGTCTCACTCCCTCACCACTCATCATGAAAATGCCCGTTAATAAAGTGTTATTATGGCTTTATTAACGGGCAAATGGATAGTCTGGCTACAGTGGAACCAGCCAGGTGATTCGAAGAGACCCGCTGAGGGGCTTACGAATCGAGGCGACGCTCACGAATCCAGTCGGTGTGGAACGTGCCTTCTTTGTCCATCCGCTGATAGGTGTGAGCACCGAAGTAGTCACGTTGAGCCTGCAGCAGGTTGGCAGGCAGTCGTGCCTGACGATAGCCGTCATAGTAGCTGAGAGCTGCTGTGAAGCTGGGAACTGGCAGGCCAAGTTCGACAGCAGTGGCCACAACACGACGCCAGCTGGGCTGGGCTTTTTCAACAGCATTGCGGAAGAAGTCGTCCAGCAGGAGGTTTTCCAGTTCCGGATTTTTGTCGAAGGCGGCTTTAATGTCCTGCAGGAAGGTTGAACGAATGATACAACCACCACGCCAGAGCAGAGCGATGTCGCCATTGTTGAGTTTCCAGCCAAAGTGTTCTGCGGCGGAGTTCAACTGTACGTAGCCTTGAGCATAGCTACACAGTTTAGATGCGTAGAGTGCCTGGCGAACGTCTTCGATGAACTGATCCCGGTCACCTTCGAATTTTTTATCGGGACCGCTCAGAATTTTGGAAGCCCGGACGCGTGCTTCTTTCTGGGCTGACAGGCAACGGGCGTAAACAGCTTCGGTAATCAGTGTGGTGGGGACGCCCAGATCAAGAGCGTGCTGGCTCATCCACTTACCGGTACCCTTCTGTTTGGCGGTGTCCAGAATCTTATCGACGAGATAGTCGCCGGTTTCTCCATCCAGTACGGTGAAGATGTCGCGGGTGATTTCGATCAGGTAACTTTCAAGTTCGCCACGATTCCATTCATCAAAGACTTTGTAGAGCTCTTCATTTGTGAGGCCCAGGGCATGCTTCAGAATGTAGTATGATTCGCAGATCAGCTGCATATCACCGTATTCGATACCGTTGTGAACCATTTTCACGTAATGGCCGGCACCCGCTTCTCCTACCCATTCGCAACATGGAATGTCGTTGTTTTCACCAACCTTGGCAGAGATATCCTGCAGAATCGATTTGACGTGTGGCCAGCCGTCGGGGGAACCACCGGGCATGATGCTGGGGCCTTTGAGCGCCCCTTCCTCACCACCGGAAACACCGGTACCGATAAACAGGAGTCCTGCATCTTCGACTTCTTTGGTCCGTCGATTGGTATCATCAAAGTGTGTGTTTCCACCGTCAATAATGATATCGCCCGGGCTGAGCATGCCTTTCAGGTCGTCAATAATGGCATCAACAGCAGGGCCGGCTTTAACCATCAGCATGACTTTACGAGGAGTAGCCAGGTTATCGACCAGCTCTTGCAGGGTATGGTAACCCGTAATCTGCTGCTCATCTGTTTTCTGGCTGACGAATTCGTCTGTGGTGCTCGTGGTACGGTTGAATACACCAACGGAATAACCGTGATTGGCCATATTCAAGACCAGGTTTTGTCCCATCACTGCCAGGCCGACCAGGCCGATATCGTGTTTTGACATGGAAATTTCTTCTTCGCTTTTAATGTTCTGTGATTAAATAATACTGTGACTGCTATGTCATTCCTGAGCTCAGGATCGTCTCTGGTTTACTTCTTCCAGGGAGGGAGTTCCGGCAGGTAACTGTCGAATTCAGCAATCAGTTTCGCCTGATATTCTCCTGCAAATTCACCGTTCAGGAATTTGTCACAGGCTTCGCCAATGAAGCGTTCCCAACTGGCTTCTTCTGCACCAGGGTTGATTGGGTAGAAAAGTGCTCCTACAGCTTCCGCGGCTTTCATGTCGCCGGGAGCATCGCCGATCATCAGGACTTTGTTTTCTTCGTATCCAAAGTTCTTTGCCTGACCCAATGTTTCTTTTTTGCTGCCTGCTTCCTGGCCGCAAATCGCATCAACGTATTGTGCGATGTCGTGTTCTTCCCACTCTTTATTGAGTGCTTCGTTGGGAGTCGCAGAGCAGACAATCATGTCGGCGACCGGATCCAGCTTGATCAGGCTTTCGCGAACATTCGGATAAGGGGGCACGTCGTGCACCATGTCGGCGATCATCTCGTTGACTGCGAGTGACCACTTCAGAGCCAGTTCCAGATCAGCATCTTTGGTTTTCTCAACTTCGGCAGCCAGAGTGGGATTACCGAGTTTGGTTTCCCGTTCGATCCAGTCTCTCACACCCTGGAGACGCGGAATGGTCACGTTCCGGGAAATGACTTCCGGGCGTTCTTCCAGCAGGTCCAGAGCCAGAGTGTAGGAAATGAAACGGTTGGCCCCACGCCATTTGGAGTAGAGGTTCGTGAACTCAGCCGCTTCACGAGCATACTTGGAAATGGGTTGCAGGCCAAAATAGTTGATAAAGTTGGGAATGAAACACTCTTTGTGTTTAATTTCCATGGAATCGAAGGCACACCCGTCTGAGTCGATGCCGATCAGAAACTCACTCTTCTTCTCAAACTTGGTATCCAGAGGATTATCCGACACAATTGTCTCCCGTATGTATTAAATAGCTTATGTATGTAGAGGTTTATCTGTCTGCCTGGGGAACGTACTTAGGCAGTTTCTGGTCCGAGAACAGCGGCTGCAGTTGAGCCAGTCTCATCCGCCCATTGATCATGGGGATGCTGGGCCAGTCGTTACCGACCAGAGGCTTACAGTATTTGACGAAATCGTCTGTCACGTCCATCCCGTCGGCTGTAATCCAGTTTTTGGGGAAAGTACGCTCGCTGTTCGCGACTTCGGGCAGTGGCACCTTGTCGTAACGGACATTGTATCCCGGGCCTTCAGCACGGAGAATGGTTGACATGTAACCTGATTCTCCAGCGGCAGCCAGCAGGGCTGCTTTCTGACCTGCACCGTATGCTTCATCCAGGTCAACGGTAGAAGCGTATGCGATGTTATGACGCTGGTCAGTTCCCGGAACGTTGGCGCGGGCGGCGCCTTTCACTGCCAGTCCACGCTCGTTTAATTCATTGACCAGCAACTGGGCTACGGTCAACTGGCTGGAACTGAACTGGGTGTGTCCGAAGGAATCTTTCGTTTCCCCGATATCACCCAGGGAGAGTCCTTCACTGACAACTACGATTAGACGGCCGTCTTTGCGCAGCTGGTCGTTGACCTGTGCATGGATCTGCTCGATGCTGATCGGATTTTCTGCAAGGTAAATCTGCATCGGGATCTTGCGCTGAGGGTCTGCCAGTCGGGCAGCAGCCGGGATAAAGCCGATTTTACGTCCCATGGCCTGAAGCACCAGCACAGGGTCGGCGGGACAACTGCCCCGGTTTTCTTCATTGGCCATCTGGACCATACTCATCCAGTAGCGGGCGGTACTACCGTACCCGGGAGTGTGGTCGATCAGTTTGAATTCGCTGTCTCCCACATCGTTATCGATGGTTTTGGGAACTCCGATGCCAACGACATCCACGCCCCGCTCTGTTGCCATCTGAGCGACTTTATTGGCCGTGTCCATGGAGTCATTTCCGCCGATGTAACAGAAATAGCCGATGTTGTGTGCCTTGAAAACTTCAACGATCCGATCGAAGTCCTCATTCTGATGATCTTTCAGCTTGTAACGGCAGGTTCCCACGGAACCGGCGGCAGGCGTGACCCGCAGCAGAGCGATTTCTTCAGGAGACTGGCCGCTCAGATTCAGCAGTTCTTCTTTGAGCACACCTTCGATGCCATGCCAGCCAGCGTAGATTGTGCCGATTTCGGGAAGATCTCTCGCAGTTTCGACTAAACCTCTCAGGCTGTTGTTGATGACCGGTGAAGGTCCACCAGACTGTGCCACGATCATATTCTTGGGACTTGCCACGTTTTCTCCTCACTCTGCTGTAGTCTATTCATTGAAATACCCTTTCCTCACCGGAACTGGGGTATCTCTGACGGATACTTTAAACACGCATGAATTGATCATTCTGATAGCTACGGTCGGAAACAGACCGGCAGTGTCGTGTTGAATTTCAGGAAAATTCCGCGAGTGTCAGAATGATCGATTCCTTACAAATCAATTAAGGCGTTTACGAACGCTTCCCACAGTTATTCAGGCGAATTTCAGAAGGCTTGTGTGGTAAAGTGTTAATCTGAAAAAGGTTGCGATTAACAATTCCGTTTCCTGAGCGGGCGGAAGATAGCCTCTGTGCAGTGTGGGTGATCTCGTTAAAAGACTCACAAAGACTTGTTTTCACTCACTAATTCGGGATGTTACACGATTTGAGGCGTTAATTCAAAGTATCACCCTAGCGCCAATGGAGAAAGTTCCGGGAAAGTTGGGAATGTCAAATGTCCTTAGAGGAAGGCTGCTCTTAAGTTAATGTCTCTAATTATCGGGTGTCAAAGACACCTTGATCCCCTCAATTTGATAAGACAGATTGAGAGGGCCGAACAGGACATCAAAAAACTCATTCGCATCCGCGTTCTGGACCGAAATATCGATTCTCTGAGTGAGATCGACGCCAGCTTGATTTAACTGCTGAGGCTGATACTCAAATTCAATTCCGGACTGCTCCAGTTTCTGCATGACGGCCAGTACCGGGACTTTCTGAGCCCGAAGCGTGAACTTACGGCGTTGAATGGGAAGTACGTCAATTTGAGGAGTTCCCATCTTACGAACAGGGCGCTTTGAGGGATTCAGTTCTGCTTCAACTTTTTCCTGAAGGTCAGCAGAAGCATCAACCAGCAGCATCCTGCCTTCCCTGGTGATCATCGCTGCAGGGAACAATTCTTTGAGATGTTCAATCGTTTCATTCAGGGAACGTCCTCGGGATGAGTATGTTTTTTGAACAGTCACATGATCCGGAACAGGCAAAAGCCGAATCGCGGTTCCCTGCTTTTCCCAGAGGAAGGTCAGATTCAGTTGATTTAACACCAGGAGCAGTGCTTCATTGGCATTCACTGCCATCAGGGCGCCATGTGACCACAAATCATGGGGAATTCGCTCTGGATTACTGATGGTAATCTGATAGGAGTCTGCTATCTGATTGAGTAATTGAACCGGCGTATCGAGATCCTGATAGTAAAACGACTTATTCCTGGAAAGCTGAGTTGCTCGCGTTTTCATATCAGGTTGATTGTC
This window harbors:
- a CDS encoding MBL fold metallo-hydrolase, producing MRIVLLGTGGYHPNDRRHTACLMLPESGIIFDAGTSFFRVPQYMQTRDLQIFLTHAHLDHIVGLSFFLVPMLTGQVDSVKVYGEASKLDAIQAHLFSEEIFPLLPDYEFITLPEQVSVPEQGTLRHINLEHPGGSVGYRIDWPGHSLAYVTDTSHPEQHLEFVKGVDLLIHECYFPDEQAEWADKTGHSHTTPVAELARDAGVGKLVLTHIDPQQTGDDPVGIEVAQKLFPNTILGEDLMEIEF
- a CDS encoding diphosphate--fructose-6-phosphate 1-phosphotransferase, whose translation is MASPKNMIVAQSGGPSPVINNSLRGLVETARDLPEIGTIYAGWHGIEGVLKEELLNLSGQSPEEIALLRVTPAAGSVGTCRYKLKDHQNEDFDRIVEVFKAHNIGYFCYIGGNDSMDTANKVAQMATERGVDVVGIGVPKTIDNDVGDSEFKLIDHTPGYGSTARYWMSMVQMANEENRGSCPADPVLVLQAMGRKIGFIPAAARLADPQRKIPMQIYLAENPISIEQIHAQVNDQLRKDGRLIVVVSEGLSLGDIGETKDSFGHTQFSSSQLTVAQLLVNELNERGLAVKGAARANVPGTDQRHNIAYASTVDLDEAYGAGQKAALLAAAGESGYMSTILRAEGPGYNVRYDKVPLPEVANSERTFPKNWITADGMDVTDDFVKYCKPLVGNDWPSIPMINGRMRLAQLQPLFSDQKLPKYVPQADR
- the gnd gene encoding decarboxylating NADP(+)-dependent phosphogluconate dehydrogenase, whose amino-acid sequence is MSKHDIGLVGLAVMGQNLVLNMANHGYSVGVFNRTTSTTDEFVSQKTDEQQITGYHTLQELVDNLATPRKVMLMVKAGPAVDAIIDDLKGMLSPGDIIIDGGNTHFDDTNRRTKEVEDAGLLFIGTGVSGGEEGALKGPSIMPGGSPDGWPHVKSILQDISAKVGENNDIPCCEWVGEAGAGHYVKMVHNGIEYGDMQLICESYYILKHALGLTNEELYKVFDEWNRGELESYLIEITRDIFTVLDGETGDYLVDKILDTAKQKGTGKWMSQHALDLGVPTTLITEAVYARCLSAQKEARVRASKILSGPDKKFEGDRDQFIEDVRQALYASKLCSYAQGYVQLNSAAEHFGWKLNNGDIALLWRGGCIIRSTFLQDIKAAFDKNPELENLLLDDFFRNAVEKAQPSWRRVVATAVELGLPVPSFTAALSYYDGYRQARLPANLLQAQRDYFGAHTYQRMDKEGTFHTDWIRERRLDS
- a CDS encoding HAD family hydrolase → MSDNPLDTKFEKKSEFLIGIDSDGCAFDSMEIKHKECFIPNFINYFGLQPISKYAREAAEFTNLYSKWRGANRFISYTLALDLLEERPEVISRNVTIPRLQGVRDWIERETKLGNPTLAAEVEKTKDADLELALKWSLAVNEMIADMVHDVPPYPNVRESLIKLDPVADMIVCSATPNEALNKEWEEHDIAQYVDAICGQEAGSKKETLGQAKNFGYEENKVLMIGDAPGDMKAAEAVGALFYPINPGAEEASWERFIGEACDKFLNGEFAGEYQAKLIAEFDSYLPELPPWKK